The window AAGATGACTGTGAAAAGCGTTGGTATTCTTTGCAAAGTCAGGCAAAGGCAGAGATTGCAGAATGCAAGCGACAAACAACTGCTACAGGTAAACGGACATTATTTTCAAGTTGACCATAATGTTTTCATGTAACCTTGTTATGCTATTGCAGATTAAAATCCTTAgcctcattaaaatatttattgcattcaTAAGGAGCTGCTATTTGAGGGTTGTCAAAACCTTGATCTGTGGCGTTGTTCGGTTGTTTCTATTTGTTGGTGAATTGACTGTGTCCCTGCAAGTTCTGCAACAGTCATAATACCTTCGCGATTAAGACCATACCTTCTTAAAAGCTCATTATCAgcaaatgtttctaaaatgtttctgtTCCGAGGCAGATAGCtggcaacagccattttaggatagttTTAGGACTTGATCTTAGTGACTTAGGAGTCCTCTCCACTACTCctaacatttcacagatttaggagctagttttagtgctaaaaggctttgtgaaatactcttagagcaaaaattaggagtcctaaatttaggattgacacgcccattatttttaagattttctcatAAATAGCTAAGTTATGAGATAGACTATTTTTATCCTTAAGATGTTTTAGGAATAGGGGCCCAGAATTTGGTGATGTGCGCGCGCAGTCAGCACAGGCTCAGAggcggatctagaaaataaattttagggtggcaaaggggtggcaacaccaaagcaagcccccatgcatagtttttggggatttatagtctgacatatAGAGTTGTATTcccaaatattgcattaccattaagtaatcatctactgtttaaaatgaaaaaaagaaataacaacatttcagtgtccatcatggcaccaagtcagtaaacagtataaaaaaaacttcaacaggttatacagtaaatgtttctgagcttgtatcactaaagaagacatgcgattctattaaattactacttagatggtataaatcacattttagtgcaagttcaagatgttaatgtcgatgatttaatgttaatttcctaacattagaaataaatattataatgtcaAAGCAAtgaaactggatcagttttggaaacaatgtttgattttctgttattaacagaggtgggaatgtctgtaatcacccagaacacactGTAAACTATAAaatctagcaacaccccagcaactgcataacaagggcctagcaaccacctagcaacactttagcaaacatctagaacatctaactgaccaaactatttatgtttttaaacaagacaagccagcataaatttgtctttcaaacgTTTCAATCTAGTTATTGCAGGTATTCTTAAATGCTTACAATACAGTAGgctacacacaaaaaaaaaaaagggttaagTAAAATTTGACAGTCCCACTTTTGAAGGTGTACAACATGTGCTACAatttactgtacatatagaaTAGTGAAAGTCCATCGTCTAATGTACTGGTATTGTACtatgtaattatactgtatttgtaagtatatgtaaaatattcgttaatttctctcctctctccgtTGTTGGATGCAGATATTCTGATTGGCGTGTCATCAGTTttacttaatgtttaacttactttttgagaaatgtgtctttgttttgagcactgaatgaatgattgGGAAAGTGATGAGCCAACTAAAATCAGTTACATTGTGTTCACAATAGAGAAAACTGCGATATGACCAGATGCTCACCTAACTCTACTACTAACTAGAACTATTAGTTTCCGCGATCggcatcttcttattgatttcatgctattactgccaatttataaaaatgcctaTGATGAACGCGGAGCGATCACCAAACAATTACGCGGTGAATCTCAGACATATCCGGACATGATTAGGTTTCTCAGAGGATTTCTGAGTTAGCCGAGAAGCAGTAATTTtctgattcacgaacaaatgcaaaacaattcgttagtgaactgggccgagctttgtgtttttgactcaaaaagaaccggttcataagagtcatttgttaatgaagtcgaatagaccaattatctgtttgtaaacattcgggatgcgcGCGCAGCTTGGTTGCAGAAAATGCGGAGAGCTCGCCTTTACAGCTGGAGAATTACAAGGATACGGCACAAAATACTTggatttaaaaagagtatagattatattaattagaggtcattttcaaaatgttattcgcatatcacaacagcttgtcacccagccataagcactgttattcaaagAAAGTGGCGTTAGATAGTCTTTCAGATCCGATGACGTTTTTCATTGGCGGTTCAATTGGCAGTCtgtggagccatggaataaaagaataaaagaaaactaaatgtgattttatatttcaaaattctgactttattttcgcaattccgatattatatcccacaactctagaggaaaaacaacttgtgattctctcagagtttatatcccacactagttttttttcccttagaaTTAACAAACTCACTAGTTAAATCGAGctataaagtccgaattagaagacataaacttgcatttgtgagaaataaaaatcagaattgtgagataacataaaaaagtgttatgttaaaaagttaatagtaataggtttaaataatatttcgtGCTGTAGCTGCAGGGCTAATACAGTACGTCCCCTATGAACTGcaaatgtgaatattatgtagacctataaatcaaatttatgctttaaaagtagagtaatcgtagcagttttcatccatagtatgtctGTTTAAACGTCTGTGTTGGCGTCTTTGACTAcagtattatataaaaattatttgcattccgattttgacatcaaaaggcacaaaaatattttttttcctcttattccatggagtGTAATcgtttacctccacttgctaccggtgtttttctgcaaccactatgcgcgcgcagctgcaagtgacgtcactgtgacgtctactcgaaATTGGTCTATACACTGTGCGCGTTGCGTGCGCGTGCAACCATCGTGCTCATTTTATTGAAAGATgtgttttttgccattattttgcgtTAAGTTGTCATCGCTGCGGGTGAAAAGtagcacatgaaacactgattacatttatattttattctgtgataattctggggtggcacagatttttcttagggtggcagTTGACACCCCGTGCCACCccggtagatccgcccctgcAGACGTTTCCCGTCGTGCTTTTGGTCAGCGCAGTCGATGGAGAGCTACTGCGCCAGACTGCTCAATCCGACACAGCCACCTTGTTGTCCAAGAGTTTTTTGGCACACGTCAGCGtgacatcagagcaaggcggacgttactcggacacatttctaaccggcatgcctCTTGCAGTGATCACCGGTGATCGATTCTGCGCATAATTTGCTCATCTCAAACGAGTCTATTCTCACTCACTAAAATGCAGCTTGGTTTGTGATGAACTTATAATGCGAAACActaacactgtgtgtgtgtgtgtgttttaggtgTATTCATATAGgtgtgatattttatttattttattttttttttgaacgtgTGCATTTCATAAAAACTGTGTAGAAgtgaaattatttcctcatgGATTTAAAGTCCAGGAACTCTGTCAAAAAGagatgccatgcaacaaaacaataaaactaatctggagaagaAAACTAATCTCAAAAGAGAGCAAACACCACCACCCCCTCTTGCCACtgattaaaactgaaactaaatccTGAGTGAATTTTGCAGATGCGCTGTGAAAAGAccgaacatgcattaaaccttCAACCAGACCACTAGACTCTGCGTTTGGACCGGTGGATGGAACCTTACAACTGTAATAAGtttagggggaaaaaattaCCATTTATAACATGACATAACATGACCATACAGAGGGATTTGCTCGTaaataatttgcttgattttattccccaaaataactgtaaaaatatagtgtgtgtgtgtgtgtgtgtgtgtgtgtgtgtgtgtgtgtggtaaatatatatacacacacactcgtaTTCACACTCTTCTGTACCTCTCAGATTGACAAATGCACCGGTGCCTTCTGTGCACTTTGAACTggcttattttttataatttatatatttaaatattcagaaacaagtgtgaagaattttgaGTTATTGTGTGTAAACGATGACAGTCATGTTGCAGTTGTGCCtaacttttgctttcttgtgtttagggttttgcatAATAATAAACTGTAGAGTTGTTATACCTAACATGctgagttgttttatttaagccaactattgtttaaaaatattgtattgctggcttaaaatggtctggaaattaaaaatcacacacagaattacagaGACAACAGTAACAATCACACGATGAACATGTATTACTAAGAAagaacacccatggacaaaaataagacaaaataaatttatcggggtgaatacagcatacattttacatatatttaaactcatttagcaagctgttttgaaataaaaatgtaacatttaaaagtagctttttaattcaagtgtattcaaccattcGCTGCAATCGCTTTTCACAGAAATTGTGCTAATTCTCGTGCTGGTGTGTCGCTgtaatctgagccggtgaagggccGCTGTTCGCCGCAGGAATTACGAACCTCAGACCGCCACctcgcgtttcactcgtagctaaaagatgccgtgactgactccataacctgcccataaacaaactgtactgagattagagaacatattttaacgttaaaattaaaaatttgttttgatttcgGCAGTCTCTCACAAAAACTAACTCAAGCCTCATCTGCCACAACATATTTTAAGTCATCCTAAATGTGACATCAAAACGGATCGGGGAATCGTCAGACTGACCGTCCGGTCACCGGTTTGGGCCGATCATGTCCCTGGCCGGTCGATTGGTGCATCTCTAGTTTCAACCTATTTGTGTTCAATTATTAAGCTAACCATAAATCATTAAAGACTCAAATGATAAACAGCAATAAACCAATAGTGTACGTTTTATGAAAAACCTGGAATCGTAGAATCATACAACTcttatcaaaaataataaaatgaccaGTAATAAAGGCTTTAACACGCCAGTTTAGTGTAACCCGCAGGAGACTTTCAAAAACCGCAGTTCCACCCCTTGagtcatttaatattataacaacCTCTGTTCTTCTCGGAATTGTCAGTTCTGGGTTTTGGTGTGCTACAGAACTCCTACTACTCACTTTCAGTTTTACTCAGCAGTGCCGTataatttacccaaaattttcttttcttcGCGGTAAGTGTAAGTATTTTCAAATATACTTCGTAACTTTCAATATTTTTACGGACAAAACCACAAATTGATATGGTCATATCGGCAAGTCCCTCCTCTACACATCTCTCTCCATGACGGTAAAagtcccatttttttttatataacaggGCAGTAAATGAACCAAACTAACttgaacataaacacacataacaTTGCTAATGCAAAAACCCAACCGTCTTGCTTAAATAACGCAAAAATAAGTAAACTCTAAAGAAATACCCGTAATGCACCTGTAACGgggttaaaaagaacaatttagagagtgaagacatttaggtgaatttcataaaataaaatatttggttgTATTTGTTGGTGTACGAAGGCTCCCCTCTTGTGGCTGTTAATGGTACTGCAGATGTAGTATTTTGTCCCTCTTCTCTTGCCGTACCGCAGCAGATTTGAGTGTCGCAGCTGCAGGTATGTACGATTTTTCACGCTCTAACTCATTAACATATTAATTGTGGAAGtattatgttttatgtgacTACTTTTGACGCAATTGATTGGATTCACGTATTTGAAcgtgtatataatgtatttaacaCTTTAACGCAGTTGTTGAGGTCATTATGAATATATTGAATTTCCTCGTGCATTCACGAGCGGTAACGACTGCATTTCATGTGGTCATTGCGTCTGTCTTAAAATTTCtgataattaattgtaatatgAGTAGAGTGAAAGTGTAATTTCTATTCTTCTAGTCATATGTATGTCTGCCGTATATTGTCTACAGCCAACCTGATTTGTACCCctttttctattaaaaagaGATGCTGTGGATAAAAAAAGCTGAAGAAACCCCTTGTGTGAGTGTGTCCTTCCACATCCGTAACACACCTGGCTGCTAGCACTGACTGCTGGGTCATTACAGTATGTTTAATTCATGCCTATGttgtaaacataaaaatctgATATGAATGTCCCATGTTTCTGCCACAATACAATGGTTACAGTTACTACATTAAATCTGTGGTAAACCCATGGGTGTTAACAAGTGTTAATAAGCTGCTGTGTCATTTGAATTGTTGAAGAAAGAGAGATTATTTGGAGCACTCTCCTGCAGTTTGACTATATGTAATGTTGACGTCCTTAACGTTATTGTCTTGCATTTATCTTTCCTTAGAAAGACACCGTTTCCAGTTTGTTTACACCGTCCTCACCAAACCTGATGGGTTCTCCGGTCCTGTGTTCAGTGCAGTGGGTCTGTATGACGACAGACGTATCTGTCACTACAGTAATGAAGAACAAACCTGGAAAAGAGACCGTTCAGATGCAGAAATCTGGAGATATACCGAAGAACCTCATGATCCTAGAGACTGGTTTATAAATCTGGTTAACACTCTGACAAACTGCACAAGCTCCAGATGTGATGGtaaattctttgggtttttaTTGGAATGacattgatatatttttaagtgtccaaatgctTTTACGGGccactgtcatttttaaattacaatctATGTTTTCAACTTGTAAtaatttatgttgttgtttattatttaattattaatttacatgttAGGCCTCTATACTCTACAGAAGAGAATCGGCTGTGAGGTGGAAAAACATCCAGATGGATCAGTGATGAATGTGAATGCATTTGATGAGTACGGACATGATGGAGAGAATGTTATTGCCTTTAATATTGACACAATGCAATGGAAGGATAAAAGTCCAAAGAAGGCTAAAGAATCCAAAATGAAATGGGACACTGACAGATTTCGTAATCGGTATCTCCAGTCATACCTCAACAGCTGCATTGACTGGATCTCCACATTTAATGCGTCAATAAGCAGTATGTGTTGCCTTCAGTGTTTTAAACTCAATAATTTGTCTTTTAGTTCAGAATCGGGTGTTATTCGAGTGGTTCCAATATCCTTTATTTATGATGTGTGTCTTATTGCAGCTCCACCAGCTCTTTACATGTTTGCATCTGAAGTTCCTCATGACCAAAGCAAGCTGATTCTGACCTGTCTGGCCACTGGTTTCCACCCCAAACACATAGAGATGAATGTCACACAAAACAACATCACACTCCAACCATTCAGCTCTACTGGAGTCAGACCCAACAATAACCAGACCTTTCAGATGAGAACCAGTGTGGAGATAAACAGAGATGAGAAACAGAGTTATGAGTGTCACGTCCTTCACAGCAGTCAGATATGTACAATGTTATGGGGTAAATATAACCATATTAAGTCAGAAGTTAATATTGTGTGCAAAATTGTTGTACAGTAGCTTCCTACTCCAGCTGGCAGCCCAGGATTTCTCAAGACATAGTATTTACTTGTTGTATGAATTTATAGAATGGTTAAcattgtgtttaatttttttttcctgcagaaggaaatctggaatctagaAGTCATTATTGGGCAGCAGTAGCTGAAGGTGTTTTTGCAATTGCGGTTCTATACATCATGTCTTTAATCTACAAAAACAGAAGGTTAAATGGTGGgtatataataaagtaataattaacCCAGAACTGAATGTCATtatatgtcattatttatttgccCTCATATTAATCCatattgcacacaaaaatagacatttttgaTTAACAGCATGTATAGCACACTCTAATAGCATgtttcaaatgtcatttttctCATTCTCATTTGTCTTTAActtgaaattaattatttgatgaaatatttattcagtGTTTAAATATGGAGACCATAGTGTAAACTCTAGTATCTTAAAAGCTTATGAGTTTAATATGCTCATGAATGGGGTTTATCAAGTGAAGCATATACTAAATAGGTATGAAATCAGCATGAGCTAATGCTAacgttttctaataatatattGCATCATCTCTAGGCTAGATGAACTATAATGGTTCCACCACAGAACATCGTGAGAACATCATCTCGGGGTCAGCAGATCTTCTGACTGCAAGTGATTCACATGAGAGCAGTGAATCAGTGGATCTCCACTTGGTATTCATGTTTATCAGTGAGAAGCAAGATCCTGGATGTGTCGTCTATGATAATATCATCACTGTTTTAATGACACTATcaagtatgtcaaaaaacagtCCATTatgcacattcatttttaactttatttttgcagtgttaGCTTTTTCATTAGGATTACAGGCCAACCTAAAATTTACACaagaatttattttgaaattataacaGTAATACATACTGTAAGGGAAACAGGTCAATTTATCTCAAAGGGAAGATTTTATAGGGAATTTGAACAGAATCACTGTTGATCACTGAGTCGGCCAGCAACTCACTGAACAAGCCGTATAACAAACTCTGCAGTGGATATTAATATCTTCCGTTACATGGTCTGAATTTTCCTGCTCTTGCAGGGAATAATTTGGACGTGATTTCTATAACAAGAATATATTACGTTTTACTAAGAATTGATTGATAGAAACATTGcatggaaattcaaactcatacatacccaacatgaatataaacctaTAAACTATTCAATAGTTATTCAAAATACATACACAATGAGTGATTAGGACATGATAGTCAAATGTGTGGGTTACATACATAATACAGAGTTATGCATAGAAAAGATTAGTTGCTCATAAGTCCTTTTAACATCATTTAATtgcatatatacatgtaaaggCAGTTTCTGTGCGGTTCTGTGAACGTGATGTTCTCTGAGCCGAAAGGTCAAAAGAGTATAGAAGGAATCTCAGTCTGGTCCTTGTCTTAGGCGGGGGACACCACCCAACAAAGTCTCTACTAATGAttttcctcatgtgatggtcaTGATGTGCTGTGTCTTTGATCATTAATCTTGGGTTTTTTGCCTCAAAATTGACAATCTCCTTCCTGTGTTGGAATTGTCAATAAGTGTTCTTTTGTGTTAATGTTccaagttgttcaaagctgtgaagGAGTTGGTTGGTTAGGCTGGCAGGCTGGCGATAGGGCCTGATTTACGATCATCCATGTTGTCTTGGGCCTCTTTCTGGATTTCGGCTGCTCGGGTTTCAGCAATGTTCTGATCGAATTGTTAATCGATACCGAGGGATATTGAGAAGACCTCGTAATGAGCGAGTTGGGGTATAGGGGAGGAGCAGTTCACAGAGATAATGGGGAGCCAGGTTATGCAGTGCTTTAAAAGTGAGCAGgagaattttgtatttaatacgATATGCAACAGGACAGCAATGGAGACTAAACAAAACTGAAGTGATGTGAGCAGCAGAATTTTAGATGTATTGTACCCTGGAAATGGAACTGGCAGGTAAACCACTGAAAAGGGCATTACAATAATCAAGGCGAGATGTGACGAAATTATGAATAATGGTTTCAGCATCTTTAAGACTAATAAAAGCAGCACTTGGCAATGCGACGTAAATGTATGCTACATGTAAACTCTGAACACCCACAGTTGCTGCTTGTGGAAGAGCAATAGGAAGATATGTAAGAATGTGTAGTGGTGTTGGTGTAAATGAATAAGCAATGGTAAAATTCCTATTgatatttaacacatttatacaaaaataatttccttTTTGTATATATAGTATTGACTTTTCCCAGTACATTTGAAATCTGTATCTAAAATGCTCAGTGTAATACACGGACAAAACTGACATTCTTTTATAGTACAGAATATAACAGATGTGACcattgaccacaaaaccagtcttaagtaccACACATTTCACCCcaaagaataaatgaataatgaaaagtACATCCTGTACTGTATAGtgattgtttcatttttgtaagaTGTGCTTTGATTTATTTAAGAGGTTCGATTGTGACATCTAGTGGTGAAAAACGTTATGGCAATATTCTCaggaacaatttaaaaaattgtgttaGGGGTAAATTATGGCCTggatcttttttcttttcttttttttaaatgtataggtctaattttttatttatttatttttattttttttc of the Labeo rohita strain BAU-BD-2019 chromosome 19, IGBB_LRoh.1.0, whole genome shotgun sequence genome contains:
- the LOC127181562 gene encoding RT1 class I histocompatibility antigen, AA alpha chain, which produces MPLAVITERHRFQFVYTVLTKPDGFSGPVFSAVGLYDDRRICHYSNEEQTWKRDRSDAEIWRYTEEPHDPRDWFINLVNTLTNCTSSRCDGLYTLQKRIGCEVEKHPDGSVMNVNAFDEYGHDGENVIAFNIDTMQWKDKSPKKAKESKMKWDTDRFRNRYLQSYLNSCIDWISTFNASISTPPALYMFASEVPHDQSKLILTCLATGFHPKHIEMNVTQNNITLQPFSSTGVRPNNNQTFQMRTSVEINRDEKQSYECHVLHSSQICTMLWEGNLESRSHYWAAVAEGVFAIAVLYIMSLIYKNRRLNG